One genomic region from Pecten maximus chromosome 5, xPecMax1.1, whole genome shotgun sequence encodes:
- the LOC117328207 gene encoding LOW QUALITY PROTEIN: uncharacterized protein LOC117328207 (The sequence of the model RefSeq protein was modified relative to this genomic sequence to represent the inferred CDS: deleted 1 base in 1 codon), giving the protein MASPERALIENTNGEQEQLNQNSISKKDSRYSWFVCASGFVIQVFILGIHHAFGVFFVEFVKEFRVSKSQAAWVGSVAYGLSMTFGPVVGIMLKRWGNRKVIMAGAFICAISILASSFVVRLSQLFGTFSVLFGIGTCMCTQPTMTIGPAYFDKYLSVAIGLMTAGSSVGTLVMAPLSQSLIDTFGWRNTFRVFTGSCLCCALCGAFIIPLDGDTKQQATLSESVDMSTFRRMLKELRLWKNRVFIVWTLSITSVMFGFYIPYVHLVSYAEDVGISPERGSIFVMLLGASTAIGRVSFGKIVQLGFLNRIHMHQVSMVITGTGVMLLPMIKSFWGIVTYVIIIGLVDGCYVVLLPVLTTSLMGPENTVIAWCFLVGTSSITFTLGPPIAGALYDLLGSYDVAFHCAGIPVIGGAVILFFIPWAQRTNTVYDIPSHHIDECAVNEYDFTDDLLYGPRDTLPVSSSCTLNSGSMARGSNISLRVLSPSRAIRTSMYRRAKSYKDQSTATSPGSASLIPTDVQNALDQLDKTRQMLERILSRDHEDTSKRSVSDLIQTQTQHGHKPTNAVSIMSVPVGLHMSCCRCRHDQHGVDTSREFGQDCRDLLSPASVTQLSMGSSFQSRNLSDYQENTDIVGVIAGYHGTGCLSPERKANIPCPSRSPCSVQHGHCTHEHSASHTDDKCEGEEFDKVVRSQVENLRGNLLSPSKTPLYGDSKEEDLRRDSTSDFQLVEQGELESIAVPVYAQEAPSHKRESIHKLCSPKLEVIDEVPVGLTQTDNAMANAEFSSEAVETWLRNSPNCTEVSIPIDNESCLLDNDSSPNTEVTVHDTASSRSSPDGEIDVFTHLFDDDDSDSTK; this is encoded by the exons CCTGGGTTGGCTCCGTGGCCTATGGTCTGTCCATGACGTTTGGACCAGTGGTCGGAATCATGTTGAAGAGATGGGGCAACAGGAAGGTCATAATGGCGGGCGCCTTCATTTGTGCGATATCTATCTTAGCGTCGTCCTTCGTAGTTCGTCTATCACAACTGTTTGGAACTTTCTCAGTCCTA TTCGGAATTGGCACTTGTATGTGTACTCAGCCGACTATGACAATTGGTCCTGCATATTTTGACAAATATCTGTCTGTAGCTATAGGTCTCATGACTGCCGGAAGTAGCGTGGGGACGCTGGTTATGGCACCATTGTCTCAGAGTCTTATAGACACTTTTGGATGGAGGAACACCTTCCGTGTCTTCACGGGATCCTGTCTGTGTTGTGCTTTGTGTGGCGCCTTCATTATCCCACTGGACGGAGACACAAAACAGCAGGCAACGCTTTCAGAGAGCGTGGACATGTCGACATTTCGGCGGATGTTGAAGGAGCTGAGATTGTGGAAAAACCGAGTGTTTATTGTATGGACACTTTCAATCACGTCGGTCATGTTTGGTTTTTACATCCCGTACGTACACCTG GTATCGTATGCTGAAGATGTTGGAATTTCCCCAGAAAGAGGCTCTATCTTCGTCATGCTACTAGGCGCATCAACTGCGATAGGAAGAGTCAGTTTCGGAAAGATTGTACAGCTTGGCTTCCTCAACCGTATCCACATGCACCAGGTATCCATGGTGATCACTGGCACGGGGGTGATGCTCCTCCCGATGATCAAATCATTTTGGGGGATCGTAACATACGTTATTATCATCGGACTAGTGGACGGATGTTACGTTGTGCTGCTTCCAGTCCTAACGACTTCACTGATGGGACCTGAAAACACCGTTATTGCCTGGTGTTTCCTCGTCGGGACAAGCTCAATCACCTTCACTCTGGGACCGCCAATAGCAG GAGCTTTATATGATCTGTTAGGATCATACGATGTTGCATTCCATTGTGCTGGGATTCCTGTCATAGGTGGTGctgtaatattatttttcatccCCTGGGCCCAGCGCACCAACACGGTGTATGATATCCCATCTCACCACATAGATGAATGTGCCGTGAACGAGTACGACTTCACGGACGATCTTCTGTATGGACCACGCGACACATTGCCAGTATCGTCGTCATGCACGCTCAACTCTGGATCGATGGCGAGGGGATCCAACATTTCTCTTCGCGTGTTGTCTCCATCCCGGGCTATTAGGACGAGCATGTACAGAAGGGCCAAGTCGTACAAGGACCAAAGTACGGCTACTTCTCCGGGGTCAGCCAGCCTCATTCCTACGGACGTACAAAACGCACTAGATCAGCTCGACAAGACGAGGCAAATGCTTGAACGAATTCTCAGCAGGGACCACGAGGACACGAGCAAGCGTTCTGTGAGCGATCTCATCCAG ACGCAAACACAACATGGACACAAACCGACTAACGCCGTTAGCATAATGTCGGTACCAGTTGGACTGCACATGTCCTGCTGTAGATGTCGACATGACCAACATGGTGTGGACACATCTAGGGAGTTTGGCCAGGACTGTCGTGATTTGTTGTCCCCAGCCTCCGTGACACAGCTGTCGATGGGGTCATCATTCCAGTCCAGGAATCTTTCTGACTATCAGGAAAATACAGATATTGTGGGAGTGATTGCTGGATACCATGGAACGGGTTGTCTGTCCCCGGAAAGGAAAGCGAACATTCCATGTCCTAGTCGGTCGCCGTGCTCAGTCCAACACGGCCACTGTACACACGAACACTCTGCCTCTCATACAGACGACAAGTGTGAAGGAGAAGAATTTGATAAAGTTGTACGTAGTCAAGTGGAAAACCTGCGTGGGAATTTGTTGAGTCCCTCCAAAACTCCTCTATATGGAGACAGCAAAGAGGAAGATCTCCGGAGGGATTCGACAAGTGACTTTCAACTTGTTGAACAGGGCGAGCTGGAGTCAATAGCTGTACCAGTCTACGCACAAGAGGCACCCTCCCACAAAAGGGAAAGTATCCATAAACTTTGTTCGCCTAAGCTTGAGGTCATTGACGAGGTTCCTGTGGGCCTCACACAAACAGACAATGCTATGGCTAACGCAGAATTTTCTTCTGAAGCTGTAGAAACCTGGCTGAGGAATTCGCCCAATTGTACGGAGGTGAGCATTCCGATAGACAACGAGAGTTGTTTGTTGGATAACGACAGCTCCCCGAATACCGAGGTCACAGTACACGATACCGCGTCAAGCAGGTCAAGTCCAGACGGCGAAATTGACGTGTTCACACATCTATTTGATGATGACGACTCCGACAGCACAAAATAA
- the LOC117328206 gene encoding armadillo repeat-containing protein 2-like isoform X1 has translation MMDQATKRNKGDRPFYQPPENIPTSAEIVNDARQSIGRPLQVVKTKRPFTPREDRRSLFGPTSTRNPETRPPSAFSLTSRHFDGVDSRPASGTKLSPLPHRPSCTSINEEQTPRLPTEPDVEVLLPPKPPTDPNKASRKVPRARVIHSNSVDASSPESLGINKSGSLTDLSKQTEGSTTDSNRRTHSGPKERTPIPKEERGEGDGKEMPHRAPSQASVRSPPRSASSREVESRASSGGTKRTSSAGSTGRGGSAGKRDAEESQEETMFYTQNIAPRLEELVHLGKKREGEKLCECADSLYKLLQRENLLGKNCKQRSTILKSVFKLLDLEEPKVLLRVARLILAFRVSGNNLLNVCKLVFKVSRNEKNDPEFLRGNILELLSKTLSCTDHTSSCEALIYCVGAIKFLTGNTTIVKQLVKENCIEGLGQLLDGINKTNRENGKVNEQLGHILVQLTAALRNLADANSSREKFLNCHIVEGLCTVVDTYAVDGDLMLNISRIFSKITLHTDCCTVLADQPSSYKSFIHLLNKHLQKSDMVVRVCFVLGNITAKNDEARVRLFQENKAFDVLLSVLKLYLEMDLKAQGKEEKSDDGERGNKLNKREDVMIKVVRVIANLSINETVGPLIASNAQCIDLLLSILEYKDIPTSEELVLNTVATINNLSYYSVKTSIISQQQMRVIEALLKLVLADNMEGMIEASRVFGNLTRQKTVRDFLVQHKVDQMMVTMLDSGNREVVYISCGVLINFMVDEEKRPALKKEGGVKKLIEVLRDFGRTDWELASLVCQILWNYSGKITSTNACFGEQEAQDLLDLLIEYTDQDSALDSSFKDEETDEEMKKYYYETWREFYPVAEQLLHRLETHQSDFEPLENPGAP, from the exons ATGATGGACCAAGCTACAAAACGTAACAAAGGGGACCGACCTTTTTACCAGCCACCCGAGAATATACCTACAAGTGCTGAAATAGTCAACGATGCAAGACAATCAATTGGTCGTCCTTTGCAAGTTGTGAAGACAAAACGACCATTCACTCCACGTGAAGATAGGAGGTCATTGTTTGGACCAACTAGTACCAGAAACCCAGAAACTAGGCCACCAAGTGCCTTTAG TCTTACATCACGGCATTTTGATGGAGTGGACTCGAGACCTGCATCTGGTACTAAGCTCAGCCCTCTTCCCCAT AGACCAAGTTGCACATCTATCAATGAAGAACAA ACACCACGCCTGCCCACAGAACCTGATGTTGAGGTTCTCCTTCCCCCGAAACCCCCTACTGACCCCAACAAGGCAAGTAGGAAGGTACCTCGGGCCCGTGTCATCCACAGCAACAGTGTAGATGCTTCCAGTCCTGAGTCCCTAGGGATCAACAAAAGTGGTTCACTCACTGACC TGTCAAAACAGACAGAGGGCAGTACCACTGACTCCAACCGTAGGACTCACAGTGGGCCTAAGGAGAGAACACCTATCCCCAAGGAAGAGCGTGGAGAGGGCGATGGTAAAGAGATGCCCCATAGGGCCCCTAGTCAGGCTTCAGTTAGGAGTCCTCCCAGGAG tgcCAGCAGCAGAGAGGTGGAGAGTAGAGCCAGCAGTGGAGGTACTAAGAGGACATCTAGTGCAGGAAGCACAGGGCGAGGAG GCAGTGCAGGTAAACGGGATGCTGAGGAGTCACAGGAGGAGACAATGTTTTATACCCAGAACATTGCCCCACGCCTGGAGGAGCTGGTTCACCTGGGTAAAA AACGAGAAGGGGAGAAGCTATGCGAGTGTGCTGACAGTTTATACAAGTTACTACAGAGGGAGAACTTGCTCGGTAAAAATTGTAAACAACGTTCCACCATTCTCAAGTCTGTGTTCAAATTGCTTGACCTGGAGGAGCCCAAAGTCCTACTAAGAGTGGCAAGACTCATTCTCGCT TTCCGTGTGAGTGGTAACAACCTTTTAAATGTGTGTAAACTAGTTTTTAAAGTGAGTCGTAATGAAAAGAACGACCCAGAATTTCTACGAGGAAATATATTAG AGTTGTTGTCAAAGACGTTGAGTTGTACTGACCACACATCGTCGTGTGAAGCCCTGATATATTGTGTGGGTGCCATCAAGTTCCTGACTGGGAACACCACCATCGTCAAACAGTTGGTCAAAGAGAACTGTATAGAAGGCCTGGGCCAGCTGTTGGATGGCATCAACAAAACG aatagaGAAAATGGAAAAGTTAATGAACAACTTGGACATATTCTTGTACAG CTAACTGCAGCCTTAAGAAACTTAGCAGATGCCAACTCCAGTCGCGAGAAGTTCCTCAACTGTCATATTGTGGAGGGCCTATGTACTGTTGTGGATACATATGCTGTTGATGGAGACCTCATGCTCAACATATCGCGTATATTTAG TAAGATCACCTTACACACAGACTGTTGTACTGTCCTCGCAGACCAGCCGTCCTCATACAAGTCTTTCATCCATTTGCTCAACAAACATCTCCAGAAATCA GATATGGTTGTACGTGTGTGTTTTGTACTGGGGAACATAACTGCCAAAAATGACGAGGCACGAGTGCGACTGTTCCAGGAGAATAAAGCCTTTGATGTATTgctgtcagtattaaaacttTACCTAGAGATGGATCTCAAG GCACAAGGAAAGGAAGAGAAATCAGACGACGGGGAGAGAGGCAATAAACTTAATAAAAGGGAAGATGTCATGATCAAGGTGGTCCGAGTTATTGCCAACCTGTCAATCAATGAGACTGTAGGTCCACTCATAGCTTCCAATGCACAGTGTATAGATCTTCTACTCAGCATTCTAG AGTACAAGGATATACCAACTAGTGAGGAGCTGGTCCTTAACACAGTGGCCACTATCAACAATCTGTCCTACTACAGCGTCAAGACTAGCATCATCAGCCAACAGCAGATGAGGGTTATTGAAG CACTGTTAAAGCTAGTTCTGGCAGACAACATGGAGGGCATGATTGAGGCATCACGTGTGTTTGGTAACCTTACACGACAGAAGACAGTCCGTGACTTTCTTGTACAGCACAAGG TCGATCAGATGATGGTGACAATGTTGGACTCGGGAAACCGTGAGGTAGTATACATCTCTTGTGGTGTCCTCATCAACTTCATGGTGGACGAAGAAAAACGCCCAGCCCTCAAAAAGGAGGGAGGAGTCAAAAA ACTGATCGAGGTGTTAAGAGACTTTGGACGGACGGACTGGGAGCTGGCCAGTTTGGTCTGTCAGATACTTTGGAATTACAGTGGAAAAATCACCAGTACCAATGCCTGTTTCGGGGAGCAGGAAGCCCAGGACCTGCTTGACTTACTCATtgaatacacag ACCAAGACTCGGCTTTGGACTCTTCCTTTAAAGATGAGGAGACGGACGAGGAAATGAAGAAGTACTACTATGAGACATGGCGTGAATTTTATCCTGTGGCTGAGCAGCTATTGCATCGCCTGGAAACACACCAATCAGACTTTGAACCACTGGAGAATCCTGGGGCTCCATGA
- the LOC117328206 gene encoding armadillo repeat-containing protein 2-like isoform X2: MMDQATKRNKGDRPFYQPPENIPTSAEIVNDARQSIGRPLQVVKTKRPFTPREDRRSLFGPTSTRNPETRPPSAFSLTSRHFDGVDSRPASGTKLSPLPHTPRLPTEPDVEVLLPPKPPTDPNKASRKVPRARVIHSNSVDASSPESLGINKSGSLTDLSKQTEGSTTDSNRRTHSGPKERTPIPKEERGEGDGKEMPHRAPSQASVRSPPRSASSREVESRASSGGTKRTSSAGSTGRGGSAGKRDAEESQEETMFYTQNIAPRLEELVHLGKKREGEKLCECADSLYKLLQRENLLGKNCKQRSTILKSVFKLLDLEEPKVLLRVARLILAFRVSGNNLLNVCKLVFKVSRNEKNDPEFLRGNILELLSKTLSCTDHTSSCEALIYCVGAIKFLTGNTTIVKQLVKENCIEGLGQLLDGINKTNRENGKVNEQLGHILVQLTAALRNLADANSSREKFLNCHIVEGLCTVVDTYAVDGDLMLNISRIFSKITLHTDCCTVLADQPSSYKSFIHLLNKHLQKSDMVVRVCFVLGNITAKNDEARVRLFQENKAFDVLLSVLKLYLEMDLKAQGKEEKSDDGERGNKLNKREDVMIKVVRVIANLSINETVGPLIASNAQCIDLLLSILEYKDIPTSEELVLNTVATINNLSYYSVKTSIISQQQMRVIEALLKLVLADNMEGMIEASRVFGNLTRQKTVRDFLVQHKVDQMMVTMLDSGNREVVYISCGVLINFMVDEEKRPALKKEGGVKKLIEVLRDFGRTDWELASLVCQILWNYSGKITSTNACFGEQEAQDLLDLLIEYTDQDSALDSSFKDEETDEEMKKYYYETWREFYPVAEQLLHRLETHQSDFEPLENPGAP, from the exons ATGATGGACCAAGCTACAAAACGTAACAAAGGGGACCGACCTTTTTACCAGCCACCCGAGAATATACCTACAAGTGCTGAAATAGTCAACGATGCAAGACAATCAATTGGTCGTCCTTTGCAAGTTGTGAAGACAAAACGACCATTCACTCCACGTGAAGATAGGAGGTCATTGTTTGGACCAACTAGTACCAGAAACCCAGAAACTAGGCCACCAAGTGCCTTTAG TCTTACATCACGGCATTTTGATGGAGTGGACTCGAGACCTGCATCTGGTACTAAGCTCAGCCCTCTTCCCCAT ACACCACGCCTGCCCACAGAACCTGATGTTGAGGTTCTCCTTCCCCCGAAACCCCCTACTGACCCCAACAAGGCAAGTAGGAAGGTACCTCGGGCCCGTGTCATCCACAGCAACAGTGTAGATGCTTCCAGTCCTGAGTCCCTAGGGATCAACAAAAGTGGTTCACTCACTGACC TGTCAAAACAGACAGAGGGCAGTACCACTGACTCCAACCGTAGGACTCACAGTGGGCCTAAGGAGAGAACACCTATCCCCAAGGAAGAGCGTGGAGAGGGCGATGGTAAAGAGATGCCCCATAGGGCCCCTAGTCAGGCTTCAGTTAGGAGTCCTCCCAGGAG tgcCAGCAGCAGAGAGGTGGAGAGTAGAGCCAGCAGTGGAGGTACTAAGAGGACATCTAGTGCAGGAAGCACAGGGCGAGGAG GCAGTGCAGGTAAACGGGATGCTGAGGAGTCACAGGAGGAGACAATGTTTTATACCCAGAACATTGCCCCACGCCTGGAGGAGCTGGTTCACCTGGGTAAAA AACGAGAAGGGGAGAAGCTATGCGAGTGTGCTGACAGTTTATACAAGTTACTACAGAGGGAGAACTTGCTCGGTAAAAATTGTAAACAACGTTCCACCATTCTCAAGTCTGTGTTCAAATTGCTTGACCTGGAGGAGCCCAAAGTCCTACTAAGAGTGGCAAGACTCATTCTCGCT TTCCGTGTGAGTGGTAACAACCTTTTAAATGTGTGTAAACTAGTTTTTAAAGTGAGTCGTAATGAAAAGAACGACCCAGAATTTCTACGAGGAAATATATTAG AGTTGTTGTCAAAGACGTTGAGTTGTACTGACCACACATCGTCGTGTGAAGCCCTGATATATTGTGTGGGTGCCATCAAGTTCCTGACTGGGAACACCACCATCGTCAAACAGTTGGTCAAAGAGAACTGTATAGAAGGCCTGGGCCAGCTGTTGGATGGCATCAACAAAACG aatagaGAAAATGGAAAAGTTAATGAACAACTTGGACATATTCTTGTACAG CTAACTGCAGCCTTAAGAAACTTAGCAGATGCCAACTCCAGTCGCGAGAAGTTCCTCAACTGTCATATTGTGGAGGGCCTATGTACTGTTGTGGATACATATGCTGTTGATGGAGACCTCATGCTCAACATATCGCGTATATTTAG TAAGATCACCTTACACACAGACTGTTGTACTGTCCTCGCAGACCAGCCGTCCTCATACAAGTCTTTCATCCATTTGCTCAACAAACATCTCCAGAAATCA GATATGGTTGTACGTGTGTGTTTTGTACTGGGGAACATAACTGCCAAAAATGACGAGGCACGAGTGCGACTGTTCCAGGAGAATAAAGCCTTTGATGTATTgctgtcagtattaaaacttTACCTAGAGATGGATCTCAAG GCACAAGGAAAGGAAGAGAAATCAGACGACGGGGAGAGAGGCAATAAACTTAATAAAAGGGAAGATGTCATGATCAAGGTGGTCCGAGTTATTGCCAACCTGTCAATCAATGAGACTGTAGGTCCACTCATAGCTTCCAATGCACAGTGTATAGATCTTCTACTCAGCATTCTAG AGTACAAGGATATACCAACTAGTGAGGAGCTGGTCCTTAACACAGTGGCCACTATCAACAATCTGTCCTACTACAGCGTCAAGACTAGCATCATCAGCCAACAGCAGATGAGGGTTATTGAAG CACTGTTAAAGCTAGTTCTGGCAGACAACATGGAGGGCATGATTGAGGCATCACGTGTGTTTGGTAACCTTACACGACAGAAGACAGTCCGTGACTTTCTTGTACAGCACAAGG TCGATCAGATGATGGTGACAATGTTGGACTCGGGAAACCGTGAGGTAGTATACATCTCTTGTGGTGTCCTCATCAACTTCATGGTGGACGAAGAAAAACGCCCAGCCCTCAAAAAGGAGGGAGGAGTCAAAAA ACTGATCGAGGTGTTAAGAGACTTTGGACGGACGGACTGGGAGCTGGCCAGTTTGGTCTGTCAGATACTTTGGAATTACAGTGGAAAAATCACCAGTACCAATGCCTGTTTCGGGGAGCAGGAAGCCCAGGACCTGCTTGACTTACTCATtgaatacacag ACCAAGACTCGGCTTTGGACTCTTCCTTTAAAGATGAGGAGACGGACGAGGAAATGAAGAAGTACTACTATGAGACATGGCGTGAATTTTATCCTGTGGCTGAGCAGCTATTGCATCGCCTGGAAACACACCAATCAGACTTTGAACCACTGGAGAATCCTGGGGCTCCATGA